The Lacipirellula parvula genome window below encodes:
- a CDS encoding DUF6527 family protein, whose product MRRMLPAIWEWLRSWFVQPVRPLQTIHVEELPDKLDPKAVYVLGEGKHLWFVAMLCPCGCNQVLQVSLLPDAKPRWKLIEHATDGSITLQPSVWRKIGCRSHFFLRRGLIQWCRDR is encoded by the coding sequence ATGCGGCGGATGTTGCCTGCAATCTGGGAATGGTTGCGGTCGTGGTTTGTTCAGCCTGTTCGACCGCTGCAAACCATTCACGTCGAGGAGTTGCCGGACAAGCTCGACCCAAAGGCGGTCTATGTGCTGGGCGAGGGCAAGCACTTATGGTTTGTGGCGATGCTTTGTCCGTGCGGGTGCAACCAAGTTCTGCAGGTGAGCCTGCTGCCTGACGCCAAGCCGAGGTGGAAGCTGATTGAACACGCCACTGATGGTTCGATCACACTGCAGCCATCGGTTTGGCGCAAGATTGGTTGCCGGAGTCATTTCTTTCTGCGCCGGGGGCTGATCCAATGGTGCCGCGATCGGTAA
- a CDS encoding PilZ domain-containing protein, whose amino-acid sequence MLGSSVHRIESSQSLSAQARVELSAEEAHAFFSLKGPMGRRDDNRRAFHRFFMRSEAVLLGDGFVYAVYTCDISRQGIGFLSPRQLLPHQKCKLELPNGSRFDVLIKRCRRENDNCFVCGARFTSAKA is encoded by the coding sequence ATGCTGGGAAGCAGCGTTCACAGAATAGAAAGTTCGCAATCGCTATCAGCGCAGGCACGGGTCGAACTCTCCGCTGAGGAGGCGCACGCTTTTTTCTCGTTGAAAGGTCCGATGGGCCGCCGCGACGACAACCGCAGGGCATTCCATCGATTTTTCATGCGAAGCGAGGCCGTACTACTCGGCGATGGATTCGTTTACGCCGTCTACACCTGCGACATCTCAAGGCAAGGCATCGGCTTCCTATCGCCCAGACAATTGCTGCCGCACCAGAAATGTAAGCTGGAGCTGCCAAATGGCTCGCGATTCGACGTGCTAATCAAGCGATGTCGCAGGGAAAACGATAATTGTTTTGTATGCGGCGCTAGGTTTACATCTGCTAAAGCTTAG
- a CDS encoding chemotaxis protein CheW, with translation MTATLAPDRPGTVVERQFATFYVGHMLLGVDIRVVQEINRQSEITQVPHAPEYVRGVINLRGDVATVIDLRAVLGLPRATASRERRNLIVHSGGEAIGLLVDRISDILTLRTDEISPAPANVDDVDSRFIAGVHALGTGIVVLLDIEKVLADQQPPDA, from the coding sequence ATGACCGCCACGCTTGCCCCTGATCGCCCCGGCACGGTCGTCGAACGGCAGTTCGCCACGTTTTACGTCGGCCACATGCTGCTCGGCGTCGACATCCGGGTCGTCCAAGAGATCAACCGCCAGAGCGAGATCACGCAAGTCCCGCACGCCCCGGAGTACGTCCGCGGCGTGATCAACTTGCGGGGCGACGTTGCAACGGTCATCGACCTTCGCGCCGTGCTCGGCCTGCCCCGCGCGACGGCCAGCCGCGAGCGTCGCAACCTGATCGTCCACTCGGGGGGCGAAGCGATCGGCCTGCTGGTCGATCGGATTTCCGACATTCTTACGTTACGCACCGACGAGATCAGTCCGGCGCCAGCGAACGTCGACGACGTCGATAGCCGCTTCATCGCTGGCGTCCATGCGCTTGGCACTGGCATCGTCGTGCTCTTGGACATCGAGAAGGTCCTCGCCGACCAGCAACCCCCCGACGCCTAG
- a CDS encoding tyrosine-type recombinase/integrase, translated as MLRDWFADIAPDAILFPLLAKRRTWLMVKKDLERAGLQYKTKEGVADFHAAGRHTYITQLLRHGASLPEAKELARHTDVKMTMRYAHIGLDDQARALAALPSPPAPTTPDPASSDAQPQSGVVAPGHRANGSKGQNGTPPVTMAGEKSPPQKRRNPRSSKGFGNDSQSQSLAVADDNKWRRRESNPPPPIRLFPAWSLLQLSRKQSAKYAKNQVDSRSKRRHSTLVSSKYTQINYSAPLTGVT; from the coding sequence ATGCTCCGCGATTGGTTCGCCGACATCGCGCCAGATGCGATTCTGTTCCCGCTGCTGGCAAAACGACGCACCTGGCTCATGGTCAAGAAGGACCTGGAGCGAGCTGGTTTGCAGTATAAGACCAAGGAGGGAGTGGCCGACTTCCACGCCGCGGGACGGCATACCTACATCACCCAGCTCTTGCGGCACGGGGCGTCGCTGCCGGAAGCCAAGGAACTCGCCCGGCACACCGACGTGAAGATGACGATGCGGTATGCTCACATCGGCCTCGACGACCAAGCCCGGGCGCTCGCCGCGCTGCCTTCTCCGCCGGCCCCGACAACGCCGGACCCCGCGTCCTCCGATGCCCAGCCCCAATCGGGGGTGGTAGCGCCTGGGCATCGCGCAAATGGCTCAAAGGGGCAAAATGGGACGCCACCTGTCACAATGGCAGGGGAGAAGAGCCCTCCGCAGAAACGCCGAAACCCTCGCAGTAGCAAGGGTTTCGGCAACGACAGTCAGTCTCAGTCATTGGCTGTCGCCGACGACAACAAGTGGAGGCGGCGGGAATCGAACCCGCCGCCTCCGATAAGATTGTTTCCGGCGTGGTCGCTTCTTCAACTAAGCCGGAAACAATCCGCTAAGTATGCAAAGAACCAAGTGGACTCAAGATCAAAGCGGCGGCATAGCACTTTAGTAAGTTCGAAATACACCCAAATCAATTACTCAGCACCATTGACTGGGGTGACCTAG
- a CDS encoding DUF4091 domain-containing protein translates to MTILANLLVRFVCSLFVVTLATFAHAADEALQVTIGDEPRPTVQLWLATSLERIFPQTKPGSHKLELLAARNGTISFQACIRNDRVYLLRTDGAIEGAEGLKPRTRYVGLVPMLHFTPTTDPAELDGVGFLPGLVPDPLYPETQQMIGPGETRSYWITLWIPGDAKPGVRELKFKFYLGDLRQEVELPVKLEISPFVIKPRENFPVTHWWRGEATWDYYKTGMFEDERWWELTRAQMQNMYDHGSNVVYVPMFFNRRETFKRPCQLLIINELEPGKYEFDWTNVKRFADMCKEIGFKKFEWPHMWIYWGVENPMRLYKKVGEEYVMLWPPETKALSDTYISFLKQFLPAFHEFLVQEDILAGSYFHLSDEPGEGQHVENYKAARKVLKDLAPWMKVIDALSDIQYGKQGLTDMPIPMVSYAQAYIDAKIPHWVYYCCAPTGPWLNRFMDTPLAKIRMSGWLFYKLQARGFLHWGYNYWHALEQERILDPFADGSSDMWPGIPYGDPFMIYPGKDGPIDSIRWEVFGESLQDYAILQTAGISPDDAVLEDIKTYAEFPKSKDWISAKLEQILRSPAPPVVVKTRASDASP, encoded by the coding sequence ATGACCATATTGGCGAATCTCTTGGTCCGCTTCGTATGCAGCCTGTTCGTCGTCACGCTCGCAACGTTCGCGCATGCCGCTGACGAAGCGCTTCAAGTGACGATCGGCGACGAACCAAGGCCAACTGTTCAGTTATGGCTCGCGACGTCGTTGGAGCGGATCTTCCCGCAAACGAAGCCTGGTTCGCACAAGCTTGAACTATTGGCGGCACGCAACGGCACGATTTCGTTCCAGGCTTGCATCCGCAACGACCGCGTCTATCTGCTGCGCACCGACGGCGCGATCGAAGGCGCCGAGGGCTTGAAGCCGCGCACACGCTATGTCGGTCTCGTCCCGATGCTCCACTTCACGCCCACCACTGATCCGGCGGAACTCGACGGCGTCGGTTTCCTGCCTGGTTTGGTTCCCGATCCGCTCTATCCCGAAACGCAGCAGATGATCGGGCCAGGAGAGACTCGCTCCTACTGGATCACGCTCTGGATCCCTGGCGATGCGAAGCCGGGCGTCCGCGAGCTGAAGTTCAAGTTTTACCTAGGCGATCTGCGCCAAGAAGTCGAACTTCCGGTGAAGCTTGAGATCAGCCCGTTCGTCATCAAGCCGCGCGAAAACTTCCCCGTCACTCACTGGTGGCGCGGCGAAGCGACATGGGACTACTACAAGACCGGCATGTTCGAAGACGAGCGCTGGTGGGAACTAACCCGCGCTCAGATGCAAAACATGTACGACCACGGTTCGAACGTCGTCTACGTGCCAATGTTCTTCAATCGTCGCGAAACGTTCAAACGTCCTTGCCAACTTCTCATCATCAATGAACTGGAGCCGGGCAAGTACGAGTTTGATTGGACCAACGTCAAACGGTTCGCCGACATGTGCAAAGAAATTGGTTTCAAAAAATTCGAGTGGCCCCACATGTGGATCTACTGGGGCGTTGAGAACCCGATGCGGCTCTACAAGAAGGTCGGCGAAGAGTACGTCATGCTCTGGCCGCCCGAGACGAAGGCTCTCTCCGACACCTACATCAGCTTCCTGAAGCAGTTTCTGCCGGCGTTCCACGAGTTCCTGGTTCAAGAGGACATTCTCGCCGGTTCCTATTTCCATCTCTCCGATGAGCCGGGCGAAGGGCAGCATGTCGAAAACTATAAAGCTGCCCGCAAAGTGCTCAAGGATCTCGCCCCCTGGATGAAGGTCATCGACGCCTTGAGCGATATTCAGTATGGTAAGCAGGGTCTAACCGACATGCCGATTCCGATGGTCAGTTACGCTCAGGCCTACATCGACGCGAAAATCCCCCACTGGGTTTACTATTGTTGCGCTCCGACGGGGCCATGGCTGAACCGCTTCATGGATACGCCGTTGGCGAAGATCCGCATGTCGGGGTGGCTCTTCTACAAGCTGCAGGCCCGCGGGTTCCTCCACTGGGGATACAATTACTGGCACGCCCTTGAGCAAGAGCGGATCCTCGACCCCTTCGCCGATGGCTCCAGCGACATGTGGCCCGGCATTCCCTACGGCGATCCTTTCATGATCTACCCTGGCAAGGACGGGCCGATCGATTCAATTCGCTGGGAGGTCTTCGGCGAATCGCTGCAGGACTATGCGATTTTGCAAACCGCCGGCATCAGCCCGGACGATGCGGTGCTTGAAGACATCAAGACGTACGCCGAATTCCCGAAGAGCAAGGATTGGATCAGCGCGAAGCTTGAGCAAATCCTCCGCTCCCCTGCCCCGCCGGTAGTCGTCAAGACGCGAGCATCAGACGCGTCGCCGTAG
- a CDS encoding ThiF family adenylyltransferase yields MEYVLRLTGEQHAQLKAHLFPGDGLEAAALVLCGRLRGRGRHAFMVRKVVLIPHAECKRTAVTITWPTLFADDLINEAAKRGMAILKVHSHPGGMDTFSGYDDKSDASFLGSVCTILEDKQPHASAVMLPCGRMFARVLDDNGEFHPVSLVSMVGEDMNLWYPDPGRDIPEFARRHAQVFGAGTVACLRRMRIAVIGCSGTGTPLIEQLVRLGVGFLVLVDPDRSEWKNLNRMYMTKTSDANLGRFKVEVLAEAIGHIGLGTEVLPLAQDLATPDVVRAVASCDMVFGCTDSFAARDVLNRLATFYTLPYIDIGVQLRALPAGGVDQITGAVHYLQPGKSSLKSRGIYDSEDVRAELMKRDDPAEYEKQLVQKYIKGVQEDRPAVISVNSMVASMAVNELLARIHRFRYDDNDAYATLRYAVHEPHVFKDAEGDLNVCPVLAKEVGRGNVTPLLDRPELSEGGKV; encoded by the coding sequence ATGGAATACGTTCTTCGATTGACGGGCGAGCAGCACGCGCAGCTCAAAGCCCATTTGTTTCCGGGAGACGGCTTGGAGGCCGCAGCGCTCGTGCTATGCGGGCGACTGCGTGGTCGAGGTCGCCATGCATTCATGGTGCGTAAGGTAGTGTTGATCCCGCACGCCGAATGCAAGCGAACCGCGGTGACCATTACTTGGCCGACACTGTTTGCCGACGACCTGATTAATGAAGCCGCCAAACGTGGCATGGCAATTCTCAAAGTTCATAGCCATCCCGGCGGTATGGATACGTTCTCGGGCTATGACGACAAGTCCGACGCGAGTTTCCTCGGCTCGGTTTGCACGATTCTCGAAGACAAGCAGCCCCATGCGAGCGCAGTAATGCTGCCGTGCGGGCGCATGTTTGCAAGGGTGCTGGATGATAATGGTGAGTTCCACCCCGTGAGTCTTGTCAGCATGGTCGGTGAGGATATGAACTTGTGGTATCCCGACCCTGGTCGAGATATCCCTGAATTCGCCCGGCGGCACGCACAGGTGTTCGGCGCAGGGACGGTCGCTTGCTTACGTAGGATGCGGATCGCGGTGATCGGCTGCTCCGGCACTGGCACGCCGCTTATCGAGCAACTCGTTCGCCTCGGTGTTGGGTTCCTGGTGCTGGTCGATCCTGATCGGTCGGAATGGAAGAATCTCAACCGGATGTATATGACCAAAACCAGCGACGCCAATCTTGGCCGATTTAAGGTCGAGGTGTTGGCCGAGGCGATCGGCCATATCGGACTGGGGACCGAAGTGCTGCCCTTGGCACAAGACCTGGCCACGCCCGACGTGGTGCGTGCGGTGGCATCATGTGATATGGTGTTTGGCTGTACTGACAGCTTCGCCGCGCGCGATGTTTTGAATCGTCTCGCGACCTTCTATACGCTCCCCTACATCGACATCGGCGTGCAACTTCGCGCGTTGCCTGCCGGCGGCGTCGATCAAATTACCGGCGCCGTGCATTACCTCCAGCCCGGCAAGTCAAGCCTGAAGTCGCGTGGAATCTATGACTCGGAAGATGTCCGCGCGGAGCTGATGAAGCGCGACGATCCGGCCGAGTACGAGAAGCAACTAGTGCAGAAATACATCAAGGGCGTGCAGGAGGATCGCCCCGCGGTCATCAGCGTGAACTCGATGGTAGCGTCGATGGCCGTCAATGAGCTTCTGGCGCGAATTCATCGCTTTCGGTACGACGACAACGACGCGTACGCGACGCTGCGATATGCAGTGCATGAGCCGCACGTTTTCAAAGATGCTGAAGGGGATTTGAATGTCTGTCCGGTGCTAGCCAAAGAAGTTGGCCGCGGCAACGTTACTCCGCTGTTGGACAGGCCCGAGTTGAGCGAGGGAGGGAAGGTTTGA
- a CDS encoding chemotaxis protein CheW — protein MSSDDQALILEFVTESRDHLGHVESQLLQIEANGANIDVDLVNEVFRGIHSIKGAAGFLGLVTVNKLAHSLENVLGLIRTRELSPTTSMVEAMLKAADTLSELVNNVDASNEINVDEHLQILDAIASSDVLDITLDPVDFSVSPPSDEEKSDAVEAIDRKEEPVISGIVNAGATASPETSIRVQVGVLDSLMNLAGELVLGRNQLIQALNTDAHVGIEAVASRLDQVTTELQEAIMRTRMQPIGAVFSKFPRVVRDLSAKLGKQCDVIMDGKEVDVDKTILEAIGDPLTHLVRNSIDHGVERPDVRVAAGKPANGTIHLKAYHEAGKVRIDIADDGGGIYPEKLKKKAVEKGVVTAEQASRLTDREAIRLIFHPGFSTAEKITDVSGRGVGMDVVRTNIEKLGGTVDVDSTPGRGTTIQITLPLTLAIIPSLIIQSGEERFAIPQVNISELVRLRREEMAKRLDMVKSAEVLRLRGSLLPLVRLRDVLGFVAPSIATTSDDSQLTTNIIVVESGQQRFGIVVDALHDSEEIVVKPLGRHIKNAPCLSGATILGDGHVALILDVAGIAAHEQIRSTHDEVIASKGEELATGEADLQSVLLFTNHPREHFAVSMDVVARIERIRTDQIDAVGGQELVQYRQSSVPLLRLENLISARASEPQNWVYVIVFVISGKEVGLVAPRLEDIREVPTNVDTLTFQEVGVQGSLVLADQATRLIDLFKIAEKAHPEWFANRPKPLTEPGKAPVVLLAEDSNFFRKQVKSMIEEQGYVVFDCEDGLLAWNRLNEEKLEIDVVVTDIEMPNLNGFELCQRIKQSNHWGHVPVIALTSLAGASDMQRGMDVGIDDYQIKMDREKLLTSLHNFTGAKAGSNQRRLQPA, from the coding sequence ATGTCTTCCGACGATCAGGCGCTCATTCTTGAGTTCGTGACCGAATCGCGCGACCATCTAGGTCATGTTGAGAGCCAACTGCTGCAGATCGAAGCTAATGGCGCAAACATCGACGTAGACCTCGTTAATGAAGTCTTTCGCGGGATCCATTCAATTAAAGGCGCCGCCGGCTTCCTTGGGCTCGTCACGGTCAACAAGCTTGCCCATAGTTTGGAGAACGTTCTCGGGCTCATTCGCACGCGCGAATTAAGTCCGACCACCTCGATGGTCGAAGCCATGTTGAAGGCGGCGGATACGCTGTCTGAATTGGTGAATAATGTTGACGCATCTAATGAGATCAACGTCGACGAACATCTTCAGATTCTTGATGCAATTGCTTCGAGCGATGTGCTTGACATTACTCTCGACCCCGTCGACTTCAGCGTATCGCCACCTTCCGACGAAGAAAAAAGTGACGCTGTTGAAGCGATCGATAGGAAGGAAGAGCCGGTTATTTCAGGGATCGTTAATGCGGGGGCAACAGCAAGCCCCGAAACAAGCATTCGCGTGCAGGTCGGCGTCCTTGACAGTCTAATGAACCTTGCCGGCGAGCTGGTGCTCGGCCGGAACCAATTAATTCAAGCCCTGAATACCGACGCCCACGTCGGCATCGAAGCGGTGGCTTCGCGGCTCGATCAGGTGACGACCGAACTTCAAGAGGCGATCATGCGAACCCGCATGCAGCCGATCGGGGCGGTTTTCAGCAAGTTCCCGCGCGTCGTCCGCGACCTGAGCGCGAAGCTTGGCAAGCAGTGCGACGTCATCATGGACGGCAAGGAAGTCGACGTTGATAAGACGATCCTCGAAGCGATCGGGGATCCGCTCACTCACCTAGTCCGCAACTCGATCGACCACGGCGTCGAACGGCCCGACGTCCGCGTCGCCGCCGGCAAACCAGCCAACGGCACGATCCATCTCAAGGCCTATCACGAAGCGGGCAAGGTCCGCATCGATATCGCCGACGACGGCGGCGGCATCTACCCTGAAAAGCTAAAGAAGAAGGCCGTCGAGAAGGGCGTCGTGACTGCCGAACAGGCGAGTCGGCTCACCGATCGCGAAGCGATTCGACTGATCTTCCACCCCGGCTTTTCGACGGCGGAAAAGATCACCGACGTTAGCGGTCGCGGCGTCGGCATGGACGTCGTTCGTACGAACATTGAGAAGCTCGGCGGGACGGTCGACGTCGATTCGACTCCGGGACGCGGAACGACAATTCAGATCACGCTGCCGCTCACACTGGCGATCATCCCATCGCTGATCATTCAAAGCGGCGAGGAGCGGTTTGCCATTCCTCAAGTGAATATCTCAGAACTCGTGCGACTCCGGCGCGAGGAGATGGCCAAGCGACTCGACATGGTCAAGTCGGCAGAAGTCTTGCGATTGCGCGGCTCGCTGCTGCCGCTGGTCCGACTTCGCGACGTCTTGGGCTTCGTGGCGCCGAGCATCGCGACGACGAGCGACGATTCGCAACTGACGACTAACATCATCGTCGTTGAAAGCGGGCAGCAACGTTTCGGCATTGTCGTCGACGCTTTGCACGACTCGGAAGAAATTGTCGTCAAACCGCTGGGGCGACACATTAAGAATGCTCCGTGCCTCTCAGGCGCGACCATCCTGGGCGACGGGCATGTCGCGCTGATTCTCGACGTGGCGGGGATCGCCGCTCATGAGCAGATTCGCTCGACCCATGACGAGGTCATCGCCAGCAAGGGCGAAGAGCTTGCTACGGGCGAAGCAGACTTGCAGTCAGTGCTGCTATTCACTAACCATCCGCGCGAACACTTCGCCGTCTCGATGGACGTGGTCGCCCGGATCGAGCGGATTCGGACCGACCAGATCGACGCCGTCGGCGGCCAGGAGCTGGTGCAGTATCGGCAGTCGAGCGTGCCGCTATTGCGGCTGGAGAACCTCATCTCTGCGCGGGCGTCCGAACCGCAGAACTGGGTCTACGTCATCGTCTTCGTGATCAGCGGCAAGGAAGTCGGCCTCGTCGCCCCGCGCCTGGAAGATATCCGCGAAGTGCCGACGAACGTCGATACGCTCACCTTCCAAGAAGTCGGCGTGCAAGGTTCGCTCGTCTTGGCGGATCAGGCGACGCGCTTGATCGACCTATTCAAGATCGCCGAGAAGGCCCACCCCGAATGGTTCGCCAATCGCCCGAAGCCCTTGACGGAGCCAGGCAAGGCTCCTGTCGTTTTGCTCGCCGAAGATTCGAATTTCTTCCGCAAGCAGGTCAAGTCGATGATCGAGGAACAGGGCTACGTCGTCTTCGATTGCGAAGACGGGCTGCTGGCTTGGAATCGGCTCAACGAGGAGAAGCTGGAGATCGACGTCGTCGTCACCGACATCGAGATGCCGAACCTCAACGGCTTCGAGCTCTGCCAGCGGATCAAGCAATCGAACCACTGGGGGCATGTCCCCGTGATCGCTCTCACGTCGCTCGCCGGCGCTTCGGACATGCAACGGGGCATGGACGTCGGCATCGACGATTACCAAATCAAGATGGATCGCGAGAAGCTGCTCACCTCGCTCCATAACTTTACCGGCGCCAAGGCTGGCTCGAACCAACGCCGACTTCAACCCGCTTAA
- a CDS encoding E2/UBC family protein, whose protein sequence is MPPRPYPPAKLDMAYFLPHLSKQSRTGIPNLTPLKIDGKEYQQWSRHYEWREGIDDLAVHYRRVEQWLLDELKR, encoded by the coding sequence ATGCCGCCTCGACCGTATCCGCCAGCCAAGCTTGACATGGCCTACTTCCTTCCGCATCTGTCCAAGCAAAGCCGTACCGGCATCCCGAACCTGACGCCACTCAAGATCGACGGTAAGGAGTATCAGCAGTGGTCGCGTCACTACGAATGGCGCGAAGGGATTGACGATCTGGCGGTGCATTACCGCCGTGTCGAGCAGTGGCTCCTTGACGAACTGAAACGGTAA
- a CDS encoding HD-GYP domain-containing protein, with protein MMQLDARLTAAAYCAPPSARYASIAIELIARADKAPVDIFVAPEQAAPPKLYCRTGLSLDHEQLMSLADIGIRDFYVRHGDVRKLGEYLREAYLNGRRTVTVAEQFSAMQVVVSAEIEHAVRLLDCSKFVSLAATVGRDIAALISSRNVLPYEIFSVARHDFSTFVHVTNVASYSVLLAKRLGINDIRQLELLASAAMLHDLGKRHIPAKILSKSGRLTTTERELVEMHPTRGYIELCSRPDLTFEQLMVVYQHHERIDGTGYPVGITGKHISPWAKLIAVVDVFDALTGERPYREPITPQQAIGYLLRNAGTHFDAEIVQCWEAAFTE; from the coding sequence ATGATGCAACTTGACGCCCGCCTGACTGCCGCCGCTTATTGCGCACCCCCGTCTGCTCGGTACGCGAGTATTGCTATTGAGTTAATCGCACGCGCCGATAAGGCGCCGGTGGACATCTTCGTTGCCCCAGAACAGGCTGCCCCCCCGAAGCTCTATTGCCGGACCGGTCTCTCCCTGGACCACGAACAGCTAATGAGTCTTGCGGACATCGGCATACGCGACTTTTATGTTCGCCACGGCGACGTTCGCAAACTTGGCGAGTATCTCAGAGAGGCTTATTTGAACGGCAGGCGCACCGTCACGGTAGCCGAGCAATTTTCTGCAATGCAGGTAGTTGTCTCAGCGGAAATAGAACATGCCGTACGCCTTCTTGACTGCAGTAAGTTTGTTAGTCTCGCCGCGACTGTTGGACGGGACATCGCGGCGCTTATATCGTCCCGGAACGTACTGCCTTACGAGATATTCAGCGTTGCTCGCCACGACTTCAGCACCTTCGTGCATGTCACCAATGTGGCGAGCTACAGCGTATTGCTCGCCAAGCGACTCGGGATTAATGATATTCGCCAACTGGAACTCCTTGCCTCTGCCGCCATGCTGCACGATCTCGGCAAGCGTCATATTCCGGCAAAGATCCTAAGCAAGAGCGGACGCTTGACGACCACCGAACGTGAGCTCGTCGAAATGCATCCCACTCGCGGATACATCGAACTGTGCTCCCGCCCAGATCTCACCTTTGAGCAGCTCATGGTTGTCTATCAACACCACGAGCGCATAGACGGAACCGGATATCCTGTTGGGATAACGGGAAAGCACATCAGCCCCTGGGCAAAGCTGATAGCAGTTGTAGACGTTTTCGACGCTTTAACAGGGGAACGACCGTATCGCGAGCCAATCACTCCCCAACAGGCGATCGGATACTTACTACGAAACGCAGGAACCCACTTCGACGCGGAGATCGTTCAATGCTGGGAAGCAGCGTTCACAGAATAG